TGCGCAATGGAGATGCCAGAAACAGGCAGGAGACCTAGGCAGAATACGCCAAAGAGCCATCCCATCAAAGACGGGGTGGCTCTTCTCATTTTAACCACAACGTGAAAAGAGAGGCATTTCGCCCCTCTTTTCCTTAATCTATCGGTTTAGCCTTTGCCTCTTCCTGAATGATTTTCAGCAGTTCTTCGTACTCCTGACGCAAGCGGAAGTATTCATCCGCGATATTGACTGCAGAAAGTACGGCAATTTTGGCAGTATCCAGTCGATGGTTGCCGTTTGCGATTTCGTTCATCTTGTCATCAACGAAACCGGCCACCATGCGTATGTGATTGACACTTGCCTTGCCACTGAGCCGGTATTGTTGGCCAAAGATGTCCACCGTCAAACGATTTTTCCCATCACCTTGCACGAGAGGTACCCCCCTACTGCGACCTTTGCTCTACATTATCCTTTTTTAGGTTACTGAAAATGTCAGATTTCGTCAAGCAATCTTACATGCGCAGTTCAGCACCTGTGTTGTTTTTCAAGGCTTCGATGACAGCAGTAGTCACTTGTTGAATCTCTTCGTCCTGCAAGGTACGCTCTGCGTGACGGAATACGAGGGCAAATGCCATGCTCTTCTTATCTTGGGCAATGCGCTCACCCATGTATACATCAAACAGGGTTACGGACTCGAGCAGCTCACCTGCTGCTTCACGAATCGTTGCTTCCAATGCACCAGCAGCTACACTGCGATCGACAACGAGAGCCAAGTCACGCGTTACCGCTGGGGATTTCGGCAGCTGATTGTAATGTCCTACCTCGGCAGCTACATCAATCAAAGCAGCAACATCAAACTGGAATACGTACGTTTCGGACAGATCATACGCTTTTTCTGTGCCCGGGTGAACCTGACCCAGATAACCCAGACGCTTTTCTCCTACCCAGACTTCTGCGGTACGTCCCGGGTGCATACCTGCGATGTCCTGGACAGCTTTGTACTCGGCAGCTTGGATACCCAAACGCGCGAAGAGTGAATCCACAATTCCTTTGGTTTGGAAGAAATCAACAGGCTGCTTAGCGCCCATCCAGTTTTGTGCGAGCAGTTGTCCAGTCAATGCACCTGCTACATACAGACGCTCTTCCGGAAGCTGCGTGAGTGTTTCTTCTTTCGTCAAGAACACACGGCCCAATTCGAAAATCGCAACATCGTGGTTTTGGCGGTTTTTATTGTAAGAGACTGTTTCCAAGAGGCTAGGAATCAAGCTTGTGCGCAGAACGCTATGATCTTCACTCATTGGCATCATGAGCGCAACAAGGTTTACTTTTTCCTGATGCAGACCCGCTACTGCCTCGACACGATCTGGATGAACCAGTGCATAAGAAATCGCTTCATTCATACCAGTACCGATCAGGTGATGACGGATGGTACGACGCAATTGCTGTTCTTTTGTCAACTGTCCTTGTGTGTTCGAACCAGAAGGCAAGCTGGTCGGAATGTTGTCGTAGCCGTACAGACGTGCAACCTCTTCCACCAAATCCTCTGGTAGCGTAATGTCGCCACGTCTCGTTGGAACGGTTACCGTCCATTTTTCACCCGCTACTTCATACGGGAATTGCAGACGCTCGAAAATCG
The window above is part of the Brevibacillus antibioticus genome. Proteins encoded here:
- the zapA gene encoding cell division protein ZapA; this translates as MQGDGKNRLTVDIFGQQYRLSGKASVNHIRMVAGFVDDKMNEIANGNHRLDTAKIAVLSAVNIADEYFRLRQEYEELLKIIQEEAKAKPID